The sequence below is a genomic window from Candidatus Eisenbacteria bacterium.
TCGTATCCGTAGGCGGTGATGAGGATCACTGGAAGATCCGGCGCGATCTCCTTCAGTTCAGCCACCACCTCGTTCCCCGACTTCTTCGGCATTCGGATGTCGCTGATCACGAGGTCGTACCTCTTCTCGCGGACCTTCATGATCACTTCCTCGCCGTCCTCCGCATCCTCCACCGTGAAACCGTCTCCCTCGAGGATCTCGCGCAAGAACTTTCGCACATGAAGTTGATCGTCCGCGACGAGAACCGCCGCCGACCGGCTCTCGAGCAGCTTCTGGAGGCTCCGATCGACATCGAGCATCGAAACCCCCTCGAGGTAGGGCTTCGTCTCGTACTCCTTCCCCTTCGCCATGAGCTGCAGCTTCTCCGTGATCTGCCCGATCCGGAGCGCCTCCTCCTGGATCACCCGGAGGCGATACTTCTCCTTCTCGACCTCCCGCTTCAGCCCCTTCTCCCTAAGCACCTCCATCACCTCCGGGTTTTGGTAGAAGCGGCAGGAAAGCTCGCAGGCAGCGAGAATCGACTGGAGGAAGTTGTTCACGCGGTCGGAGAGCATCGCGCCCACCTCGCCGAGCGTCGCGATCTTCTCCGCTTTGATGAGCTCCTGCTCGAGCTTGCGAAGCGGCCGAAGGTCCTTCGAGATGCCGGCCGTGCCGATCTCCTCCCCCTCCGAGTCGTACAGGATCGACGCCGAAAGAGAGACGGGGATCTTCTCCCTCCACTTCGCGCGGAGCAAGGATTCATAGTTGGAAATCCGCCCCGACTCGCCGCCCGGGCGCTTCGCCTCGAGCGCGAAGCGCACCCGCTTCGCTTCCTCGAGCGACGAATAGATGAGAACGACCGAGCGCCCGATCGCCTCGTCCGGGCGATATCCG
It includes:
- a CDS encoding response regulator is translated as DEPFRLGSSYFIPHDDQTGREVLGRAIKSRRDASSFVDWHPDDMLFLPLHGREKKVIGTLSVDDPFDGRRPTAESIRVLELFAREAAFCIETSLLIDELRRTRAYLETLIESSPDAIITTDTDGRIALFNSGASKLLGYRPDEAIGRSVVLIYSSLEEAKRVRFALEAKRPGGESGRISNYESLLRAKWREKIPVSLSASILYDSEGEEIGTAGISKDLRPLRKLEQELIKAEKIATLGEVGAMLSDRVNNFLQSILAACELSCRFYQNPEVMEVLREKGLKREVEKEKYRLRVIQEEALRIGQITEKLQLMAKGKEYETKPYLEGVSMLDVDRSLQKLLESRSAAVLVADDQLHVRKFLREILEGDGFTVEDAEDGEEVIMKVREKRYDLVISDIRMPKKSGNEVVAELKEIAPDLPVILITAYGYDPSHTGIRAKKEGVVEVLYKPFDLKKLKEAIARALSEKRA